One part of the Dasypus novemcinctus isolate mDasNov1 chromosome 27, mDasNov1.1.hap2, whole genome shotgun sequence genome encodes these proteins:
- the OR6M1 gene encoding olfactory receptor 6M1 — protein sequence MGNWSTVTEFTLIAFPALLELRVFLFVVLFLTYTLTATGNIIIISLIWTDKHLQTPMYFFLSNLSFLDILYTTVITPKLLACLLGENKTISFAGCFTQTYFYFFLGTVEFILLAVMSFDRYVAICNPLRYTVIIDSRACLMLVLGCWVGAFLSVLVPTIVVTRLPYCNKEINHFFCDIAPLLQVACIDTRLIEKINFLLSALVILSSLAFTTGSYIFIISTILLIPSTQGRHKAFSTCASHITVVSIAYGSNIFVYVRPNQNYSLDFDKIAAVLITVVTPLLNPFIYSLRNEKVKEVLRETMNRIVSLIFRRP from the coding sequence ATGGGAAACTGGAGCACAGTGACTGAGTTCACCCTGATTGCCTTCCCAGCTCTTCTGGAGCTTCGAGTATTCCTTTTTGTGGTGCTCTTTTTAACTTACACATTAACTGCAACAGGAAACATTATCATCATTTCTCTAATATGGACTGATAAGCATCTCCAAACCCCAATGTACTTTTTCCTCAGTAATTTGTCCTTTCTGGATATTTTATACACCACTGTCATTACCCCAAAGTTGCTAGCCTGCCTCCTAGGAGAAAATAAGACCATATCCTTTGCTGGCTGCTTCACCCAAACCTATTTCTACTTCTTCCTGGGGACAGTGGAGTTTATCCTCTTGGCGGTCATGTCCTTTGACCGCTACGTGGCCATCTGTAACCCCCTGCGCTACACCGTCATCATCGACAGCAGAGCCTGCCTCATGCTGGTTCTGGGCTGCTGGGTCGGCGCCTTCCTGTCCGTGCTGGTGCCAACTATTGTAGTGACAAGGCTGCCTTACTGTAACAAAGAAATcaatcactttttctgtgacatTGCTCCTCTTCTACAGGTTGCCTGTATAGACACTCGCCTCATTGAGAAGATAAACTTTCTCCTATCTGCCCTGGTTATCCTGAGCTCCCTGGCATTCACCACTGGGTCCTACATCTTCATCATTTCTACCATCCTCCTCATCCCCTCAACCCAAGGCCGCCACAAGGCTTTTTCCACCTGCGCCTCTCACATCACTGTCGTCTCCATTGCTTATGGAAGCAACATCTTTGTCTATGTGAGACCCAACCAGAACTATTCACTGGATTTTGACAAGATAGCTGCTGTCCTCATTACAGTGGTGACCCCTCTTCTGAACCCTTTTATTTATAGCTTGAGGAACGAAAAGGTAAAGGAAGTATTGAGGGAGACAATGAACAGAATCGTGTCCTTGATATTCAGGAGACCTTGA